In Hymenobacter volaticus, the genomic window GGCACGAATATAGCGGAAGCTTCCGCTTACGGCGGCAATTGTAACCAGGGACAGCCTGAGTTGGTTGTGAGTGCGCTATGACGCTTGGAGCCAAGCAAGCGGAACGTACCCGATAACTTGCCGTATGCCTAGCGCGTACCGGCGTACGAATAGTAGTGCGAAAACGCCCCTGTCTTTTATCACTTCGAGCTTACGCTCTTCTTTGTCTTCATGTCTGAATCTTCTAAGCTCACCCACCTCAACGCCGCTGGCCAACCAGCCATGGTGGATGTAGGTGCCAAAACCGCTACCCGCCGCGTAGCGCGGGCCCGCAGCCGCGTGATAGTGGGCGCCGAAATCCTGTCCTTGGTGCAGGATGGCGATTTGCCCACGCGCAAAGGGCCGGTGTTTCAAACGGCTATTCTAGCGGGTATCATGGGAGCCAAACGCACTTCGGAGCTGATTCCGCTCTGCCACCCCTTAGGCCTCGACGACTGCCAAGTGCGGATTGAAGTGCAGGCACCAGATGCCGTGCTTATTGAATGCACCGCCAGCGTAACTGGCAAAACCGGCGTGGAAATGGAGGCCCTAACCGGCGCTTCGGTGGCAGCCCTTACTATCTACGACATGTGTAAGGCCCTTTCGCACAACATCGTTATTCAGGAAACCCGGCTGCTCAGCAAAACTGGTGGCAAACAAGACTTCCATCATGCCGACTGATTCTACTCCCCACCGCAAACACGCACAGCTTGCCCGCCCGGCGCTAGGCGAGTTCGGCCGCCACGAGCTGGCTATCCTTGGCGCTCCTTGCGGCCGAATCAAAGAGTTGGTGACCCGCCTCTTGCCCCACCTGGAACCTGTATTGCGCGTAGCGTACGTGGATGCCGACCATGCCGCCGGCGACGATGCCGCTCAGGGAGGCACCGGAGGCGCCGACGTTATTATGCAAGCTGGTGCCAGCGTTGAGCTCACCGATAAAATCACGTTCCGCCGCCTCGATCTGCGCCGCGACGTTGATAAGTTTGCGCAGCAGGAGTGGATGCACCACCAAAGCTTGGTGCTGGTAAACGGCAACCACTTCCGGGCCCGTCAGCAAATCATCATTCTCGACCCCGCCAAGCCGCTCGAAAAAAAGCTAGACCGCCTCACGGATGTACGCCTGATTTTGCTGCCCGAAGGTGTAACCGAGTTGCCGGACTATCTGCGTGAGCATCTTCAGGATACTACCATTCCACAATTGGCGCTAGCCGACACCGAAGCCATTGCCGCCGCTATATTGCAGGAGTGGCAACAGCAACGCCCGTACGTGCGGGGCTTAGTACTGGCGGGTGGTCGAAGCCAGCGCATGGGCGAAGACAAAAGCCGCCTCACATATCATGGTCAGCAAGAGCAGCGCGCCTATGCTGCCGGGTCGTTGGCTCCGTTCTGTGAAGACGTGCTTGTATCTTGCCGCCCCGACCAAGTGGCTGAACTCGAAGCCGCTGGCCTTGCTCCCCTGCCCGATACGTTTCTAGGGCTAGGTCCCATGAGCGGTTTACTCTCGGCTTTTCAGTTAGACCCGGATGCTGCTTGGCTAGTAGTAGCCTGCGACTTGCCTTTTCTCACAGAGGCTACCCTAAGCCACTTGCTGGCGCACCGCCACGCCGGGCGCATGGCCACGGCCTACCGCAGCCCCGAAAACGAGTGGCCCGAGCCGCTTATTACTATCTGGGAACCCCGCAGCTATGGCACACTATTGCGCTTCCTGAGCTTGGGCTATTCCTGTCCCCGCAAAGCCCTCATCAACTCTGACATTGAACTATTGCCCCTCCCGCACCAGCCGAGCTGCGGAACATTAATACCCCCGAGCAGCGAGAAGCCGCCGCGCAGGAGCTAAATGGGCAGAGCTAAAAACTGGGTGTTTCTCTCAAACGAGATTACGTATCTAGTGAGAAGCAGGAAGGGGCATTTGATTAATGACCAACCGTTGATGTCGTTGCCAAAGTATATCGGTCATGCTGAGCGCAGCCGAAGCATCTCGCGTGCTGACGTTGCAGTGCTAACTCAACGAGGCGAGCGAGATGCTTCGGCTGCGCTCAGCATGACGGACTGAATAAACAATGAGTGTTCAACTCTTTAGCTGACTCCTCAGTTAAGGGAACGGCTAGCTTTTAGCTACGGGTGGGCGGCTACCCATACGTCGCCGTCTTCATAAAACTCTTTCTTCCAGATAGTCACCACTTGCTTTAGGGTATCGATGATGTACTGGCAGGCGGCGAAGCTCTCGGCGCGGTGAGGCGTTGACACAGCCACGACCACCGCCACGTCGCCAATTTGGAGGGTGCCTTTGCGGTGAATAACTACTACGTTTTCGAGCATAGGCCAACGCTCTTGCGCCTGCGTAGCTACTTTGCGCAACTGGTGCAAAGCCATGCTGTCGTAGGCTTCGTATTCGAGGCGAACAACGGGGCGGCCGGTGCTCTTGTTGCGAACCGTGCCGATGAAGGTGTTAACCGCCCCGGCGCCGTCGGCCTGCACTAGTTGCAGGGCGGCGGATACATCAATGGGCTGGTCGGTGAGGTCGATGGTAATCAAGGAAGAACAGGCAAGCAGGAAGAAAGAATAACTAGTAGCAGCTAATCGAAAATTTAAGCGGTTGCTAAGCAGTGGCTTACGCTATTGCGTTGATTCAGTGTTAGCCACCAGCCACTGGCGGAATCAAAGCAATTTCGTCTCGCTCGTGCAGGCGTTGCGTGTCGGTTGCGTACTCGTTGTTGACGGCAACAGCGAGGCTGCTAAGCTGGCCGAGGGCCGGGTATTGGGCGCGTAGCTGTTCGAGCAGTTGCTGCACTGGCTGGTCGTCTGGCGCATTAACTTCCAGCACCGATTGGCCCACTATTTCTTTGGCAATGCCAAAAAGAGCTATTTTCAAGTTCATAATATCCTACATTCAGTACGTAAAGACCAAACTAGATGCGGCTACATCTGGTTATGCCTAGCACGAAACTAGCATCGAAGCCTTACAAGGTTAGATTACGCATAGTGGAAAACAAATGACTGTTTTCACAGAAAAAACGTTAAGTCTGCGTTGGCCGTGCTGAAATTCTAGAATCCGCGTAATCCTTACTTTGTATGTCTGCTGTTGCTTCGTCTGTTTTATATGATAACCATGGTCGGCCGCTCGAATACGTGCGCTTAGCCGTGACGGACCGTTGCAACCTGCGCTGCTTCTACTGCATGCCTGAAGAAGGCATCAAGTACATGCCCAAGCAGGAACTGCTCACCTACGAGGAAATGGAGCGCCTAGTGGGCCTGATGGCAAAACTAGGCGTGCGCAAAGTGCGCCTCACCGGTGGTGAGCCTTTTGTACGGCGCGACCTAGTGCCTTTCATGGCTCGGCTGGCTGCCCTACCTGGCATCGACGACCTTAGCCTCACCACCAACGGCGTGCTAACGGCCCCTTACGTGCCTGACTTAGTCCGCATTGGTGTGAAGTCCGTTAACCTGAGCCTCGATACCTTGGACCGGGCCCGTTTCGCGCGTATCACCCGCCGCGACGAGTTGCCGCGCGTTATGGACACGTTTTATGCGTTGCTCACGGCTGGTATTCAAGTGAAGATCAACGCCGTAGTGATGGACGGGCAGAATATCGAAGACCTAGTGCCACTCACCGAGCTAACGCGAGAATTGCCGGTTGATGTACGGTTTATCGAGGAAATGCCGTTCAATGGAGGCAGTCATGCGGCCACGCCTGCCACTCTGCCTTGGAACCACCGTCGTATTCGGGAGCACCTAGAAGCGTATTTCGGCGCGTTTACGCAATTAGTAGGAAAGGCTGGTGCTACAGCATCCGAGTATAAGGTAGCAGGGCACTTGGGGCGCGTCGGCATTATAGCGGCTTACTCGCGTACCTTCTGCGGCACCTGCAACCGAATTCGGCTTACTGCCGAGGGTGGCCTCAAAACTTGCCTTTATGACCAAGGCGTACTCGACATCCGGGCTCTGCTCCGCAATGGCTCATCCGACGCAGAAATTGTGATGGCCCTGACGTCGGCTTTCCAGCACCGTGCTGCCAATGGGTTCGAAGCCGAACGCCAGCGCCCCTTGCACCAGCTAAGCTTCGAGTCGATGTCGACTATAGGCGGGTAGAGCCTGGGCGTGGTATCCGCACTTACTTCTGCATAGCTCCTGCCTGACAGCGCCGTCGCCATGAAGTTTCTGATTTCGCTGTTTGCGCTAGCAGGATTGCTTTACTTGGGCGTCTGCGTGTTGCTGTATTTCAAGCAAGAGCGGCTACTATTTTTCCCTCAGAAGCTCGCCAAAGACTATCAATTTACGTTTGGAGTTCCGTTTCAGGA contains:
- the moaC gene encoding cyclic pyranopterin monophosphate synthase MoaC, with product MSESSKLTHLNAAGQPAMVDVGAKTATRRVARARSRVIVGAEILSLVQDGDLPTRKGPVFQTAILAGIMGAKRTSELIPLCHPLGLDDCQVRIEVQAPDAVLIECTASVTGKTGVEMEALTGASVAALTIYDMCKALSHNIVIQETRLLSKTGGKQDFHHAD
- a CDS encoding NTP transferase domain-containing protein; amino-acid sequence: MPTDSTPHRKHAQLARPALGEFGRHELAILGAPCGRIKELVTRLLPHLEPVLRVAYVDADHAAGDDAAQGGTGGADVIMQAGASVELTDKITFRRLDLRRDVDKFAQQEWMHHQSLVLVNGNHFRARQQIIILDPAKPLEKKLDRLTDVRLILLPEGVTELPDYLREHLQDTTIPQLALADTEAIAAAILQEWQQQRPYVRGLVLAGGRSQRMGEDKSRLTYHGQQEQRAYAAGSLAPFCEDVLVSCRPDQVAELEAAGLAPLPDTFLGLGPMSGLLSAFQLDPDAAWLVVACDLPFLTEATLSHLLAHRHAGRMATAYRSPENEWPEPLITIWEPRSYGTLLRFLSLGYSCPRKALINSDIELLPLPHQPSCGTLIPPSSEKPPRRS
- a CDS encoding molybdenum cofactor biosynthesis protein MoaE, with the translated sequence MITIDLTDQPIDVSAALQLVQADGAGAVNTFIGTVRNKSTGRPVVRLEYEAYDSMALHQLRKVATQAQERWPMLENVVVIHRKGTLQIGDVAVVVAVSTPHRAESFAACQYIIDTLKQVVTIWKKEFYEDGDVWVAAHP
- a CDS encoding MoaD/ThiS family protein; this encodes MNLKIALFGIAKEIVGQSVLEVNAPDDQPVQQLLEQLRAQYPALGQLSSLAVAVNNEYATDTQRLHERDEIALIPPVAGG
- the moaA gene encoding GTP 3',8-cyclase MoaA gives rise to the protein MSAVASSVLYDNHGRPLEYVRLAVTDRCNLRCFYCMPEEGIKYMPKQELLTYEEMERLVGLMAKLGVRKVRLTGGEPFVRRDLVPFMARLAALPGIDDLSLTTNGVLTAPYVPDLVRIGVKSVNLSLDTLDRARFARITRRDELPRVMDTFYALLTAGIQVKINAVVMDGQNIEDLVPLTELTRELPVDVRFIEEMPFNGGSHAATPATLPWNHRRIREHLEAYFGAFTQLVGKAGATASEYKVAGHLGRVGIIAAYSRTFCGTCNRIRLTAEGGLKTCLYDQGVLDIRALLRNGSSDAEIVMALTSAFQHRAANGFEAERQRPLHQLSFESMSTIGG